In a single window of the Anaerotruncus rubiinfantis genome:
- the eutL gene encoding ethanolamine utilization microcompartment protein EutL, translated as MTGDPIQTTVLSARMIPNADPMLLKALRVPQGLRSLGILTTDSDDVSYAALDEATKKARVRVAYAKSMYAGSANANTRLAGEFIGILAGPDPAEIHAGLQAAVDFIKHDACFYSACGDDSVVYFAHCISRTGSYLSKQAKVPEGGAMAYLIAPPLEAMVGIDAALKAADVEMRIFYGPPTETNFAGGLLTGDQAACKAACEAFADMVCAVAQAPLIY; from the coding sequence ATGACGGGAGATCCCATTCAAACCACAGTGCTTTCCGCCCGGATGATCCCGAATGCTGATCCCATGCTCCTGAAAGCGCTGCGGGTGCCGCAGGGGCTGCGCAGCTTGGGAATCCTCACGACCGACAGCGACGACGTTTCCTATGCGGCGCTTGACGAGGCCACAAAAAAGGCGCGGGTGCGGGTCGCCTATGCGAAGAGCATGTACGCGGGTTCCGCCAATGCGAACACCCGGTTAGCGGGGGAGTTTATCGGCATTCTTGCGGGACCGGACCCGGCGGAAATCCATGCCGGGCTGCAGGCGGCGGTGGACTTCATCAAGCACGACGCCTGCTTTTACAGTGCCTGCGGGGATGATTCGGTGGTGTATTTCGCACACTGTATTTCCCGCACGGGTTCGTACCTCTCGAAACAGGCGAAAGTACCGGAGGGCGGCGCAATGGCTTATCTGATCGCGCCGCCGCTGGAAGCAATGGTCGGAATTGACGCGGCGCTCAAAGCCGCGGATGTGGAGATGAGGATATTTTATGGCCCGCCAACCGAGACAAACTTCGCGGGAGGACTCCTGACCGGCGATCAGGCCGCCTGCAAAGCCGCTTGCGAAGCATTTGCGGATATGGTGTGTGCGGTTGCGCAAGCTCCGCTCATATATTAA
- the eutC gene encoding ethanolamine ammonia-lyase subunit EutC, with product MLDEKLVEQIVEEVLAGLRPKAVGPPKQTDRPKCKAAEDRAALPPLSAPPVHPALEEKREAGALDLASPQAKAEILLRSPQDPDALLRMKARTTARIGVGRCGPRLNTRTLLTLRADHAAARDAVFTDVDQAMLDRLGLFTIQTRCRDKNEFLTRPDLGRQFDEETLAGLREKCVRTPDIQIYAADGLSSTAVNENLPNILPVLLEGLPAKGFKVGTPFFVRYGRVPAMDQVSETLGAAVTCVLLGERPGLATAESMSAYIAYKATVGMPEARRTVVSNIHRAGISAVEAGAYICDVIEAILAAKASGVDLRK from the coding sequence GTGCTCGATGAAAAACTGGTCGAACAGATTGTGGAGGAGGTGCTTGCCGGATTGCGCCCGAAGGCTGTGGGACCGCCGAAACAGACGGACCGTCCAAAGTGCAAAGCCGCCGAAGACCGGGCGGCGCTTCCGCCGCTGAGCGCGCCGCCCGTCCATCCGGCTTTGGAAGAAAAGCGGGAGGCAGGCGCGCTTGATCTGGCTTCTCCGCAAGCGAAAGCGGAGATCCTGCTTCGGTCGCCGCAGGATCCGGATGCGCTTTTACGGATGAAAGCGCGCACCACCGCGCGCATCGGGGTTGGGCGCTGCGGTCCGCGGCTCAATACCCGCACGCTGTTGACGCTGCGCGCTGACCATGCGGCGGCGCGGGATGCCGTATTCACAGATGTGGATCAGGCGATGCTAGACCGATTGGGGCTGTTCACGATTCAGACGCGGTGCCGGGATAAGAATGAATTCCTGACCCGGCCGGATCTTGGGAGGCAGTTCGACGAAGAAACGCTCGCGGGTCTGCGCGAAAAATGTGTGCGGACCCCCGACATACAGATCTATGCGGCCGATGGGCTGTCCTCCACAGCGGTGAACGAGAACCTGCCGAATATCCTGCCGGTGCTTCTGGAAGGGCTGCCGGCCAAGGGATTCAAGGTGGGTACGCCATTTTTCGTCCGCTATGGCAGGGTGCCCGCAATGGATCAGGTTTCGGAAACGCTCGGCGCGGCGGTTACCTGTGTGCTGCTTGGAGAGCGCCCCGGGCTTGCAACGGCGGAAAGCATGAGCGCCTACATTGCCTACAAAGCGACGGTTGGCATGCCGGAGGCGCGGCGCACAGTGGTTTCCAACATCCATCGAGCAGGTATTTCGGCGGTGGAAGCGGGCGCGTATATCTGTGACGTAATTGAAGCGATCCTTGCTGCGAAAGCCAGCGGCGTGGATCTCAGAAAATAG